From the genome of Colwellia psychrerythraea 34H, one region includes:
- a CDS encoding carbon-nitrogen hydrolase family protein, with product MQIIINQIKIIDYDISINSKAIIESINDNKICQDFMIFPELSLTGFPTNQNIDALWKESETYFQEILSASRNTQATIIIGHIEKHNQNFYNSCFFIKNSKVIHNHRKSKLWLDDVGIFSSGSHHSIIDINGTNYGAQICFELEFPEGSRALSKQGAEVIFMPNGNMHPYGNVHYVLTQARAIENQCFVITCNRVGSGHGGDFVGESLVVSPTGEIIKKLSSNQEITTITIDLNEIEQSRNNYNYINLL from the coding sequence ATGCAAATAATAATTAATCAAATAAAAATCATCGATTATGATATATCGATAAACTCAAAAGCAATCATAGAATCGATAAATGACAATAAAATTTGTCAAGACTTTATGATATTCCCAGAGCTATCTCTCACTGGGTTTCCTACAAACCAAAACATTGACGCTCTATGGAAAGAGTCTGAAACGTACTTCCAGGAAATACTTTCAGCAAGTAGAAATACACAAGCAACAATAATCATTGGGCACATAGAAAAACACAACCAAAACTTCTATAACTCATGCTTTTTTATAAAAAATTCAAAAGTTATACATAACCACAGAAAATCTAAACTTTGGCTTGATGATGTAGGGATATTTTCAAGCGGTAGCCATCACTCAATTATTGATATTAATGGAACAAATTACGGTGCTCAAATTTGTTTTGAACTTGAGTTTCCTGAAGGATCACGGGCGCTATCAAAACAAGGAGCCGAGGTCATATTTATGCCTAATGGAAATATGCATCCATATGGAAATGTTCATTATGTACTTACTCAAGCCAGAGCCATAGAAAATCAATGCTTTGTTATTACATGTAACCGTGTTGGCTCGGGTCATGGGGGCGACTTTGTTGGCGAAAGCCTTGTCGTATCTCCTACAGGAGAAATAATTAAAAAACTAAGTTCAAACCAAGAAATAACAACAATAACAATAGATCTAAATGAAATAGAACAATCTAGAAATAACTATAACTATATTAATTTACTGTAG